The following DNA comes from Thunnus thynnus chromosome 3, fThuThy2.1, whole genome shotgun sequence.
CATGTGTGCACCTGTGTGTATGCctgagttgtgtgtgttgtgtgcaaTACTCACACAAAGATTCCAAGTAAGCCACAGAGCAGCCAGGTGAGAAAACCATTTCTGTACTCAATTTTAGTGATAACGGTGTTTCGGCAGGTAGGACAAACCATCTCTGCAGGAGCATCAGTTGGCAACTGCTGCACCATCACCACCTGGGCCACTGTGAgggacaaaaacacactgacaactACAATCCGAATCTCCTCACCAACCCGTCACTGAACTCAAAGCCGGCTTACAAACAAGTTTTTGCAGTGTTTGCTGTATATTCTGCAAATTAGAGGTTATTATAACTTGTGAGAAACAGTTGGGAAACTCACCGGGTTGTATGATCTGAGGTTGTTGTGGGTTGTACAGGTAAGCAGGCTGACCTGGAAAACCTGGATATGAGAAGGAGATAATTAACTCAGAAAAGATTTAAGGAGCAGAATGAAAGCAAGCTGATAAAAAATGGAACTAATGACAGGAATAACTCAAGAAATAACAGCTGCATTGCA
Coding sequences within:
- the LOC137180537 gene encoding LITAF domain-containing protein-like, with the protein product MEKNPQPPQEIPAPPYPGPPVNHSYPTQPGPQPGFPGQPAYLYNPQQPQIIQPVAQVVMVQQLPTDAPAEMVCPTCRNTVITKIEYRNGFLTWLLCGLLGIFVCWPCCLIPFCVDACKDVEHSCPACNTVLHIHQRR